The DNA window ATAGCCAATACATCTAATACTTTATTAATACCTTGGAAAAGACATTCAACTCAGCTAAGTGTAAATAAACcttatcactgattatcacgTCAGTTTAAAAATGCACTGATAAATCATGAGACTTAAAtaatttgaagcatataatcacaattactttTCACTGTAAtaacatcactgtaattgtgaataactatatgtttagGATTTAATAGAACTCATATATTAAACCTATAATCATGTATCAAACACGTGAACAAAGCGTACGACTAGGTCATGATAtgattttttatctttattaaaTGTAAATACAATTACATTGAATTGTGTTTTTTTAGGGTATAAAATTTGGAACTCCCTTCTTGGAGGGAACATCTAGCCTTCCGAAACTAATTTTTGGAGGACCACAAGCTTCCCTGAAGACTTCTTCTGAAAACCTTTTCGGATAACATCCAACTTTCCACGAggcatttttatgatattttagcttaaatTTTGGGTCGCTTTTTAGTGTTGTTtctcactctttgtttctactTTCAGGATAATTTTACGCTTGTATCTTTGTTTTAGGTTCCCAAGGTGTTTAAAGAGAATATTCATTAAAGTTAGAATGGACAAAGTCGGGAGAAAACAAGGAAAAATTCAATCTGACTTTGGCAGCGGCGAGCATGAATTATGGCCGTGACGAGCAACTTCCAGAAAGGAGGTTTTCAAGCTTTTAACGGTCGCAGCAACTAGACCTTTCGCGTTCGCGACGATACTTTCTACGCAAAATTGTGAACAATTTTGTAATTTGACAATTTTTAAGTGGAAGCTTGATTCTATTCAagggagttatgaattttgagtCCATTATTTAGAAACCAAACCTAGAAACAAAAAGAGGACTTCCAAAAGCGACTTGTGGTGATCTGAGCAATTTCTCCATCTagttctttcttctctcttttagTTTTCGTATGCTTATTTCTGTTTTAAGTTTGATATTGGATTTGATCATAGAgattatgaactaaactccctAGATTTGATAAATGTTGATTGAAATCATGCCATAAGTTAATGTTAATTGCTATTTCTTCTTTCTTGATTataaatttattcatatttataCTTAATTACATGTTTGAAATTGATCACCTTAGGTATGATTCATGATCTCAATACAAAACTTAAAAAGTGAGTGTTGAGAatgttaaaattaaataaaccttGATTTTAATACGAAACGAGAATATTTGCATAAcctttgtaatttttaaattattatttaatgcgGATTATATGCTAATCTATCTCAAAGATGAATAAATAACACATGATTTAGGACCTAAGAGATCTAAAAAGAATTAAGTTAATTATCTAAAAGTTCAAAACCCCTTAtgattttaagatttttttttcaactttatGAGAGAGCTACATTTGAGGAATTGAATAATATGCTTCAGGAGTAAATATCTAAAAGTTCAAAACCCCCACCTAATTGGGGTAGCATAAAACAAGGCCAAATTGGGAAATTCATAAAAATCAAGCCAACTAGCTCAATGATGATCATGTCCTTTTATGTCATGATTTATTATTCTTATAAAAATCAAGGTAACTACTAAAAAATAGGCACAAAAAGAATCTGATAATAGATGCAGAGAAGCAACTCACTTCATACGCATAAAATACAAAGGGTAGGTAACATGAGCCGAAGTAGATAACAAACTATCAGCCTGAGGACTTCTCAACGTCTATCCGAGGCCACAGATTCAGCAGAAAAGAGGTACTTGACTCGAGAAAGAACAGAATCGTGAGCAGGGTCGTATGGATGATCCTTGGATGGGATCTCCAGTATGGCTGGGATGGGTGTGTTGTAGCTGTCCACTAGGAACCTTATCATGTTTGCAACCtgttttgaaaagtaaaaaattaacCACTCAGAATAAAGTTTTTAGGGGATGACagaatttcaaatttatataaCCACTGCAAAACATGATACAATGGTTTCAATATTAGTATTACATTAGGACCATTGAGATTGTTGATCAGCTAACTTACATATTGGCTAATTAAGACAATGGCGACGTCCTCCTTTGTGGTGAACTCTTTGAATGCATCTTCAATTGCTTTCACTGTGGTTTCTAAGAAAAAACAAAGATTATTAGTAATGAAATTAAGGATTAATTTTATCCTAGTTCTACACACTACTGTTAAACTTTAGGTTTATGATTTTAGGGCCCAGGACATGGGACATCTTTACTTATATATTCGGTATCATTCCACAAATCAACGCCTTCATTGGCAGTTGTCCTAGTTTAACTCATTATAAAAGCTGACTTGTCATGTTCACCAACTTGATAAAAACCTACATATCCATATGTTTTGCCGTGGTGGGAAAAGAGGGAGAAAGCATTATACAATGATAGGGAAAAATATCCCAATGAAAGACTTTAACATCAAAGTCATGCTATATGTTGAAACAACAAAACAGTAAAGACATGATTTCAGGTTGTTAAAGTAGCCATTCCTGAAGAGCTATTACAGTAACTTATCATTCCAACTATTTATTTTAACAGATTAAGAACCAGAACCAAATGACTAACATGGAAAATGGATTTAATCAACCTTCCTCCATGTTGTAGTGGGGattacaataaaatattttcataaaaacTTACAATCCCTTTCTTTTGTAAAGCAGTTAAAAGATTACAGTAGATATATCAAATCCACATTTTTGTCCTTCTACTTAGGTACAAAAAAGTTCGAACAAAAGTAAAGATGACTGGTAAAGTCCACAATATAGTTACCAACAATGGGAAGATATACATATATTTCGAAGTAAAATTTCAACAAAACAAGTATTGACAAATCTGTAATACATACTTGAATCGACAATAAGATAGTTTGTCTTTCTTCGCAAATCAACATTGCCCACTCCAGCTAGCAAAAATCCAGTAATGGTATCCTACAATATCACAGAATAAGATATCGAATGGGTACACTTTAACAGTTCAAAGCAACGAAAATACAAATACTTAAAAAGGCCTAATTATAAGAGAGCCCCATCTTGAGTAAAGTAGAATGTATTCATGTAAGCAGTAAGACTCATCACCCAGCCAAATCCTTCTATCTTCCATATTATGACACAAACATACATCTTACTTACAACATAACTAAATCAATAAGCTTAAGGAGTTAGGACTTCTCTACCATTCAGATTTCTTTGAAACATAAGTTACAAGATAAATTGATTCAGTCATTCAGGATAAGTCAATATAAGAAAATCCAATAAGGTTGGAACTAATTCAGTCATTCAGGAAAACTACATCATCCATACCTCATCAGCAATCATGGCAATTAGTGCAGAACTTTTAGTAGGAATTTGAGCTCTTCCAGCCATTTTAAGGTGATGATTTCTATctgcaggaaaaaaaaaatcctcagCATTTACATAAACCGCAAATATCTGTATCAAATAACAGGATGCCTACTCATCAAAAGACTTCACTTCTTCAGTTCATGTATCTTTTTATGCAATTGAACATACTAATATCCATTTTATGGGATTTCCAATCTAACCCACGAGAAAATAAGCTATATTATCAGTATCCTTTAACCCATTTATATTCTGCTATCAACTATATATCTAAATTCATTCTCTCAGCATATAAGATCCAATTCATAAAAAGAAT is part of the Cannabis sativa cultivar Pink pepper isolate KNU-18-1 chromosome 5, ASM2916894v1, whole genome shotgun sequence genome and encodes:
- the LOC115717265 gene encoding V-type proton ATPase subunit F → MAGRAQIPTKSSALIAMIADEDTITGFLLAGVGNVDLRRKTNYLIVDSKTTVKAIEDAFKEFTTKEDVAIVLISQYVANMIRFLVDSYNTPIPAILEIPSKDHPYDPAHDSVLSRVKYLFSAESVASDRR